Proteins encoded by one window of Vigna radiata var. radiata cultivar VC1973A chromosome 5, Vradiata_ver6, whole genome shotgun sequence:
- the LOC106762589 gene encoding lysine-specific demethylase JMJ18-like, whose amino-acid sequence MEQLKLATNSDAKEDNPLGNKPRNSNALESSDSLRNRKISARWDPVGACRPIIEEAPVFYPTIEEFEDTLSYIAKIRPLAEHHGICRIVPPACWTPPCPLKEKDLWENAEFPTRIQQIDLLQNREPMKKKCRGRKRKRRRLSRTGTCRRKPAGAASHAKNASDSEEKFGFQSGSDFTLKDFQQYADYFKECYFGLKEADRDRTVSDSNHQKRWEPSEEEIEGEYWRIIEQPSDEVEVYYGADLETGALGSGFPKASSIITSDSAQYALSGWNLNNFARLPGSVLSYEGSDISGVLVPWLYVGMCFSSFCWHVEDHHLYSLNYLHWGDPKVWYGVPGSHAPALENAMRKHLPDLFEEQPHLLNELVTQFSPSILKSEGVPVYRTVQHSGEFVITFPRAYHSGFNCGFNCAEAVNVAPIDWLMHGQNAVEIYSSQCRKTSLSHDKLLFGSALEGVRAITELALGKESPKILKWRSVCGKDGDLTKAVKARIKMEDERLDCLPTHLKLLKMNSDFDLYTERECFSCFYDLHLSAVGCECSPDRYSCLKHANLFCSCAMEKRFVLLRYTRNELTKLVEALEGESHAIKVWASKNCGVVSANANEVCIDKSDVEKDIYKTKNCEEIDSLTGCEGTKDRSNLNTPSSPNSHITSDIVQFESHPVTSSAAYDSIDSHNDNKSDKKFVTDKEYKMDQDGYLDLNLDVFSGENENHVLDIADNLHSEGISVEEKVCCSKAKKEEDSMELGGEGNLSNSTSVLNTDFSSSSMGNHNYCTFDGGKFELDLQTDSGKLHNYLSKAGAIDTTDTQMDFTDESCLVRMFGTSVEPVSLGSVVHGKLWCSKRAIYPKGFKSRVLFFSILDPTIICSYISEVIDAGFLGPLFKVTMEDCPNEAFTDTSSDNCWESVLKRLHHEIKRRRSLGELELPNIQLLKSINGHRMFGFLLPSIIQAIEIQDPSHMCVEYWNHKVAPSGSVVDNLTYGSRSPFGDINTKIFGINLIKRNFFQEMKQILQRASPDELGTLHKLLSSDAWYCEWKVTLMALMDEIRKACQ is encoded by the exons ATGGAGCAGTTGAAATTGGCTACAAATTCTGACGCCAAAGAG GATAACCCTTTGGGGAACAAGCCAAGAAATAGCAATGCACTTGAGTCTTCTGACAGTCTGAGAAATAGAAAG ATATCAGCTCGATGGGATCCAGTTGGAGCATGTCGGCCAATAATTGAAGAAGCGCCTGTTTTTTATCCGACTATTGAA gAATTTGAAGACACACTCAGTTACATAGCAAAGATACGACCCCTAGCTGAGCACCATGGCATATGTAGGATTGTTCCTCCGGCTTGTTGGACTCCACCTTGTCCTCTTAAGGAGAAAGATCTATGGGAAAATGCTGAATTTCCCACCCGTATTCAGCAAATTGATTTGCTTCAAAATAGGGAACCTATGAAGAAAAAATGTAGGGGAAGGAAGCGAAAACGCAGAAGGCTCTCCAGAACAGGCACATGTAGGAGGAAGCCTGCCGGTGCAGCTTCTCATGCTAAGAATGCTTCTGATTCCGAAGAGAAATTTGGGTTCCAATCAGGATCAGACTTCACGCTTAAAGACTTTCAGCAATATGCTGATTATTTTAAGGAATGCTATTTTGGGTTGAAAGAAGCTGATAGAGACAGAACAGTTAGTGACAGTAACCATCAGAAGAGATGGGAGCCCTCTGAGGAAGAAATTGAAGGTGAATACTGGCGCATAATTGAGCAACCAAGTGATGAGGTTGAG GTGTATTATGGAGCTGACTTGGAAACTGGAGCACTTGGAAGTGGTTTTCCTAAGGCATCATCCATAATAACGAGTGACTCAGCTCAATATGCCCTGTCTGGTTGGAATCTGAACAATTTCGCCCGACTGCCAGGTTCTGTACTGAGCTACGAAGGAAGTGACATATCTGGAGTTCTAGTGCCATGGCTGTATGTTGGCATGTGTTTTTCGTCATTTTGCTGG CATGTTGAGGATCATCACCTTTATTCACTAAACTATTTGCACTGGGGTGACCCTAAAGTATGGTATGGTGTACCTGGAAGCCATGCACCAGCCTTGGAAAATGCAATGAGGAAACACTTGCCTGATTTATTTGAGGAACAACCACATCTACTAAATGAACTG GTTACCCAATTTTCTCCTTCTATTCTTAAATCTGAGGGAGTGCCTGTGTATCGCACAGTCCAGCATTCTGGGGAGTTTGTTATTACCTTTCCGAGGGCATATCATTCTGGCTTTAATTGTGGCTTCAACTGTGCAGAGGCAGTGAATGTGGCTCCTATTGATTGGTTAATGCATGGACAGAATGCTGTTGAGATTTACAGTTCACAATGCCGTAAGACATCGTTGTCCCATGACAAGCTGTTATTTGGATCAGCACTGGAAGGTGTACGGGCCATTACAGAGCTAGCTCTTGGAAAGGAATCTccgaaaattttgaaatggagGAGTGTCTGTGGGAAAGATGGAGATCTTACCAAGGCAGTTAAG GCAAGGATAAAAATGGAAGATGAAAGGCTAGACTGTCTTCCAACTCATCTTAAGTTGCTCAAGATGAACAGTGACTTTGATTTGTACACGGAAAGAGAATGCTTCTCTTGCTTCTATGACTTGCACTTATCTGCTGTGGGTTGTGAGTGCTCTCCTGACAGATATTCTTGTCTTAAGCATGCTAATTTGTTCTGCTCATGCGCAATGGAGAAAAGGTTTGTTCTGCTACGATATACTAGAAATGAGCTAACTAAACTGGTTGAAGCATTAGAAGGAGAGTCACATGCTATTAAGGTGTGGGCAAGTAAAAACTGTGGAGTGGTTTCTGCCAATGCCAATGAGGTTTGCATAGATAAATCAGATGTTGAGAAAGATAtctacaaaaccaaaaattGTGAAGAAATAGATAGCTTAACTGGCTGTGAAGGAACCAAGGATAGGTCAAATTTAAACACACCAAGTAGTCCTAATAGTCATATTACTTCTGATATAGTGCAGTTTGAGTCTCACCCTGTAACTTCTAGTGCAGCATATGACAGTATAGATAGTCATAACGACAATAAGAGTGATAAAAAGTTTGTCACAGACAAGGAATATAAAATGGATCAAGATGGTTATCTGGATTTGAATCTTGATGTTTTCTCTGGTGAAAATGAAAACCATGTGCTGGATATTGCTGATAACCTTCACAGCGAAGGTATTTCAGTAGAGGAAAAAGTATGTTGTTCAAAGGCCAAAAAGGAAGAAGACAGCATGGAACTTGGTGGTGAGGGTAACTTGTCAAACTCGACTTCTGTTCTAAACACAGATTTTTCGTCAAGTTCAATGGGCAATCACAATTATTGTACATTTGATGGTGGAAAATTTGAGCTGGATCTGCAAACAGATTCTGGGAAGCTTCACAACTATCTATCCAAAGCAGGAGCCATAGACACCACAGATACTCAAATGGATTTTACAGATGAAAGCTGCTTGGTGAGGATGTTTGGTACTTCTGTCGAGCCTGTAAGTTTGGGATCTGTTGTTCATGGAAAGCTGTGGTGCAGTAAGCGTGCGATATATCCAAAGG GATTCAAGAGTAGAGTTCTCTTCTTTAGCATTCTTGATCCAACGATAATCTGTAGCTATATTTCTGAAGTCATTGATGCTGGATTTCTTGGACCCCTTTTCAAG GTTACCATGGAAGATTGTCCAAATGAGGCTTTCACAGATACCTCATCAGATAATTGCTGGGAATCAGTTCTGAAGAGATTACATCATGAAATCAAGAGGCGGAGGAGTCTAGGTGAACTAGAACTTCCTAACATACAGCTCCTGAAAAGCATCAATGGTCATAGAATGTTTGGCTTCCTTTTACCATCTATTATTCAG GCCATCGAAATTCAAGATCCCTCTCATATGTGTGTAGAGTACTGGAATCACAAAGTTGCCCCTTCAGGCAGTGTTGTCGATAACTTGACGTACGGTTCCAGAAGCCCTTTCGGTGATATCAATACCAAAATTTTTGGTATCAATTTGATTAAGCGTAACTTTTTTCAAGAGATGAAACAAATACTACAAAGGGCAAGTCCTGATGAGTTAGGCACACTGCATAAGTTACTCAGCTCTGATGCATGGTACTGTGAGTGGAAAGTGACATTGATGGCACTGATGGATGAGATTCGGAAAGCTTGTCAATGA
- the LOC106761764 gene encoding FAS1 domain-containing protein SELMODRAFT_448915-like, with the protein MQNLIFFILILIMVDSTSSTPSPPTQQINNILDALIGATDFSAWVSILSSANGTLLPLSATLFIPRDAALDRPPPDPLLLPYHVVPQRLPFSDLLLLPRRARLPTLLTAKTISVTDNSPANFSLDHIPLTHPDLFSTPSLAVHGVQSFLDYSLFGDGLPPSPPPPAGHSIDSFLNSGASSTGSRLNGVVLLPLFSFVLPLLLCQGFSISRFQEISRN; encoded by the coding sequence ATGCAAAAcctcatcttcttcatcctcaTTCTAATAATGGTGGACTCCACGTCTTCAACACCCTCCCCACCAACGCAACAAATCAACAACATTCTCGATGCGCTAATAGGTGCCACCGACTTCAGCGCCTGGGTTTCCATCCTCTCCTCCGCCAACGGCACCCTCCTTCCGCTCAGTGCCACCCTCTTCATCCCACGCGACGCCGCCCTCGACCGTCCTCCGCCGGATCCCCTCCTACTCCCCTATCACGTCGTCCCCCAGCGCCTACCCTTCTCCGacctcctcctcctcccccGCCGGGCCCGCCTCCCTACCCTCCTCACCGCCAAAACCATCTCCGTCACCGACAACTCTCCCGCCAACTTCTCTCTCGACCACATCCCCCTTACCCACCCCGACCTCTTCTCCACCCCTTCCCTCGCCGTCCACGGCGTCCAGTCCTTCCTCGACTACTCTCTCTTCGGCGACGGCCTCCCGCCCTCGCCCCCTCCCCCCGCCGGCCACTCCATCGACTCCTTCTTGAACTCAGGTGCGTCCTCCACCGGTTCCCGACTCAACGGCGTCGTTTTGCTCCCCCTCTTCTCCTTCGTTCTTCCACTGCTACTATGCCAAGGTTTTTCAATCTCTCgatttcaagaaatttcaagAAATTGA
- the LOC106762600 gene encoding gamma-soluble NSF attachment protein: protein MVFFSTEKCSGLWVDPKKRVRWVSSLAHLNRRDCRRRTQARNRPTMAASDPNKLLAKADKLTTLSLTRWSADWKSATALYEQAANGFRVARNHEKAKIAYEKASKGQEMLSSPWDAAKHMESAAALAKDLSNWQEVGDFYRKASELYMECGRPQPASDALAKAARALEDSMPEEAIQLYTDACTALEDDGREQMAFDLYRAAANVYIKLQKYTDAASFMLRLGLAADKCNATNSQSKAYLSAIVIYLYADDFKQAEKCYNDCSQVDAFLRSDQNRCASKLLAAYTDGDVEEIKRIAQSSGISHLDHVIIRLARKLPTGDVNALKAKNAXEEDDLDEDDLT from the exons ATGGTTTTTTTCTCCACAGAGAAATGTTCAGG GTTGTGGGTGGACCCAAAGAAGCGTGTTAGATGGGTGAGTTCGCTCGCACACTTGAATCGGAGGGACTGCAGAAGACGCACACAAGCACGCAATCGACCAACCATGGCGGCTTCTGATCCCAACAAGTTGCTCGCCAAAGCTGATAAGCT AACAACACTCAGTCTCACGAGGTGGAGTGCGGATTGGAAAAGTGCTACTGCTCTATATGAGCAGGCAG CTAATGGGTTTCGAGTTGCCAGGAACCATGAGAAAGCCAAAATAGCATATGAGAAAGCTTCAAAAGGACAAGAGATGCTTTCATC ACCTTGGGATGCGGCTAAGCACATGGAATCTGCCGCAGCTTTGGCAAAGGATCTAAGTAATTGGCAGGAAGTTGGGGACTTCTATCGAAAGGCATCTGAATTGTACATGGAGTGTGGGAGACCACAACCTGCATCAGATGCCCTTGCAAAGGCAGCCCG TGCTTTGGAAGATAGCATGCCTGAAGAAGCAATTCAGCTATATACAGATGCTTGTACAGCTCTTGAAGACGATGGAAGAGAACAAATGGCCTTTGACCTATATCGTGCTGCTGCTAATGTTTATATAAAACTTCAAAA ATATACAGATGCAGCATCTTTCATGTTGAGATTGGGCTTGGCAGCTGACAAGTGTAATGCTACCAATAGCCAGAGCAAG GCATATCTCAGTGCAATTGTTATCTACCTTTATGCTGATGACTTTAAGCAAGCTGAGAAGTGCTATAATGACTGTTCTCA GGTTGATGCCTTTCTCAGAAGTGACCAGAATCGTTGTGCTAGCAAGCTACTTGCTGCCTACACAGATGGAGATGTTGAAGAAATCAAACGTATTGCTCAGTCGAGTGGTATTTCACATCTTGACCATGTG ATCATTAGGCTTGCGAGGAAACTTCCAACCGGTGATGTGAATGCATTAAAGGCTAAGAATGCTNCTGAAGAAGATGACCTTGATGAAGACGACCTGACTTAA
- the LOC106762880 gene encoding UDP-glycosyltransferase 43, with translation MTTFEVVFIATPALGNIAPLVEFANLLTKHDPRFSATVLTIFMPQRPLINTYVQSRASSPANLRILHLPTVDPPPPDQYQSSIAFLSLHLQNHKHHVKNALLNLLPSNSDSPVRLAAVFIDMFCSSLIDVAAELSVPCYLFFASPASFLGFTLHLPRPDSLDSESEFSIPSFKNPVPKSVLPSFVLDANDASSWFSYHARRYRETKGIVVNTLGELEPHALQSLHDDLLLPRVYPIGPVVDLAGSARWDPNPVQYKRIMEWLDRQPAASVVLLCFGSMGSMRTDQVEQIAIGLERAGVRFIWALREPPKAQLEDPRDYLNEVDVLPDGFLKRTAGIGLVCGWVPQAKVLGHEAVGGFVSHCGWNSILESLWHGVVVATWPVYAEQHLNAFQMIRELGLAVEISVDYRVGGDLVRAEAVEKGVRSLMEDSDELRGKVKEMSEKCKSALMEKGSSYNNLVTLIQELTLTT, from the coding sequence ATGACCACATTTGAAGTTGTTTTCATCGCTACCCCAGCCCTCGGTAACATCGCTCCACTTGTCGAATTCGCTAACCTTCTAACCAAACACGACCCTCGATTCTCTGCAACCGTTCTCACCATTTTCATGCCACAACGACCCCTCATCAACACCTACGTCCAATCACGCGCCTCCTCACCCGCTAATCTCCGAATCCTCCACCTCCCTACCGTCGACCCGCCCCCACCCGATCAGTACCAATCCTCCATCGCCTTCCTCTCCCTCCACTTACAAAACCACAAACACCACGTCAAGAATGCACTCCTTAACCTTCTTCCCTCCAACTCCGACTCGCCCGTTCGACTCGCCGCCGTCTTCATCGACATGTTCTGCAGCTCTCTCATCGACGTCGCCGCCGAGCTCTCCGTCCCGTGCTACCTCTTCTTCGCGTCCCCCGCGAGCTTCCTCGGCTTCACGCTCCACCTCCCCCGACCCGACTCGCTCGACTCGGAGTCCGAGTTTTCCATTCCGAGTTTCAAAAACCCCGTGCCGAAATCCGTTTTGCCCAGCTTCGTGTTGGATGCGAACGACGCCTCCTCCTGGTTTTCTTACCACGCGCGAAGGTACAGGGAGACGAAGGGTATCGTGGTGAACACGCTTGGAGAGCTTGAGCCCCACGCGCTTCAGTCACTTCACGACGATTTGCTTTTACCACGTGTTTACCCGATTGGGCCTGTTGTTGACCTTGCTGGATCGGCCCGATGGGATCCCAACCCGGTCCAGTATAAGCGAATCATGGAGTGGCTCGACCGCCAGCCTGCTGCTTCCGTGGTTTTACTCTGCTTCGGCAGCATGGGAAGCATGAGGACAGACCAGGTTGAGCAGATCGCGATTGGGCTGGAACGGGCCGGTGTTAGATTCATATGGGCCTTGCGGGAGCCTCCGAAGGCCCAGTTAGAAGACCCGAGAGATTACTTAAACGAAGTGGATGTTTTACCAGATGGATTTTTAAAACGAACGGCTGGGATAGGCTTGGTGTGTGGGTGGGTCCCACAAGCTAAGGTGCTGGGTCACGAGGCTGTTGGTGGCTTCGTGTCGCATTGTGGTTGGAACTCGATTCTGGAGAGTTTGTGGCATGGTGTGGTGGTTGCCACGTGGCCGGTGTATGCGGAGCAGCATCTGAACGCGTTTCAGATGATTAGGGAGCTGGGATTAGCTGTGGAGATTAGCGTGGACTATAGGGTGGGTGGTGATCTTGTGCGGGCGGAAGCTGTGGAGAAAGGTGTGAGGTCGCTGATGGAGGATAGCGATGAACTGAGAGGAAAGGTGAAAGAGATGAGTGAGAAGTGTAAAAGCGCGCTCATGGAGAAGGGGTCATCTTACAATAACCTAGTGACCCTGATTCAGGAGTTGACGTTGACAACTTGA